The Halorhodospira halophila DNA segment AGTGCACCCCCTCCTCGGTGACCTTGCGCAGTTCGCCGAGGCTGTAGACCTGAAACCCGCCGGAGTCGGTGAGGATCGGCCGGTGCCAGTTCATGAAGTCGTGCAGATCGCCGTGGAGGTGGACCACTTCGGTACCGGGGCGCAGCCACAGATGGAAGGTGTTGCCGAGGATGATCTCCGCGCCCAGCTCGCGTAGCTCCTCCGGCGTCATGCCCTTGACCGTGCCGTAGGTGCCCACCGGCATGAAGGCCGGGGTCTCGATGGTCCCGCGCGGCAGATGCAGTCGTCCGCGGCGCGCCGCCCCATCCGTCGCCATACGCTCAAAGCGCAGCGCCCCGGTATCCGTCAATGCCGCATCCGCCTGCACCAGCCCCTCCAAGGTCGCCCAAAACGAAAACGGCTCAGGATAGCGATGCAGCGGCCGCAGTGCACCCGCCAGCGCCCGCGTTAGCGCTGCTCAGGTGGCGGCAGCGCCCCCGTCTCGGCCACCCCGTCAAAGAAGTGCACCGCCCCGGAGGCCAGGTCGTATTCGGCACCGACCACAGCCAACCCCTGCTCGGCGCGCAGCCGGGCGAGGATCGGCGACTCCTCGCGCAGCATCTGTGCCGCCATGCGCACGTTGGCCCGCACCGCCTCGCGGGCCAATTCCTGCGGATCGAGGGACTCGGCAAACAGCGGCTCCACCGCCGGGCGCACCCGGTCGAGGATCTTGCGCAGCCCCTCGGTGGGGGCCTCGACCTGTTCGCGCAGCGCCTCTACGGTGGCGTCGATGGCCCCGCAGCAGGAGTGGCCGAGGACCACCACCAGGCGCACGCCCAGTTTCTCGGCAGCGAACTCCAGGCTACCCATCTGCGAGGGCGCAGCGATGTTGCCGGCCACCCGGACCACGAACAGATCCCCGAGCCCTTGATCGAAGACCACCTCGGCGGGCACCCGCGAGTCGGCGCAGGAGAGGATCGCCGCAAACGGGGTCTGGCCGCGGACGAGTTGCCCGCGGCGCTCGGCATTGAACCGGTCGGGGTCACCGGGGGCATCGGCCATGAACCGCTGATTGCCTTCGATCAGCCATCCCAGGGCCTGAGCGGGATCCACCATCGGGAAGCTCCTTATGTTCTAACGTTTGCCCGTGTACCGCATCGCGCGGCACCCGATACTACGGCACGGCGAAGGCTTCGGGCGCATCAGAGGCGACCCTGGCGCTGCAGCCACACCACACGCTGCTGGAAGCGATCGCGCCACGCCGCCGCCAGCTCCGGCATCTCGGCGGCCAGGGCCATACGCTCCGGATCCGCCTGCGGCTCGCGATGCAGCGCCCAGAGTTCATCCATCGTCAGCCGCTGCGGGTGGCTCGTGCACCGCTCCAGGGCCGCCCCCGGCTCGACCGTACCCGGCTCGATGACCCGGTAGAGCCAACCGGTCCGCCCGGTCTCGACCATGGTCCGCGCCATGCGCTCGACGTCGAACCGGCGATCCACCTTCCAGCAGGGCAGCCGCGGCTGCGATACCTCGATCAATGCCGCACCGAGACGGAAACGATCCCCCACGGCGACATCGCCCTCCAGCCACCCTT contains these protein-coding regions:
- a CDS encoding carbonic anhydrase, yielding MVDPAQALGWLIEGNQRFMADAPGDPDRFNAERRGQLVRGQTPFAAILSCADSRVPAEVVFDQGLGDLFVVRVAGNIAAPSQMGSLEFAAEKLGVRLVVVLGHSCCGAIDATVEALREQVEAPTEGLRKILDRVRPAVEPLFAESLDPQELAREAVRANVRMAAQMLREESPILARLRAEQGLAVVGAEYDLASGAVHFFDGVAETGALPPPEQR
- a CDS encoding MOSC domain-containing protein, with amino-acid sequence MTTNARVFAGGPGALPPDRHPTGFYKQEIAAACWLGPEGLEGDHHADRRVHGGPERAVNHYPAEHLPWWSQRFPTAAHRFVPGAFGENLSTEGWLEGDVAVGDRFRLGAALIEVSQPRLPCWKVDRRFDVERMARTMVETGRTGWLYRVIEPGTVEPGAALERCTSHPQRLTMDELWALHREPQADPERMALAAEMPELAAAWRDRFQQRVVWLQRQGRL